The following coding sequences lie in one Arachis hypogaea cultivar Tifrunner chromosome 9, arahy.Tifrunner.gnm2.J5K5, whole genome shotgun sequence genomic window:
- the LOC112709631 gene encoding lectin-like produces the protein MGVSFNLHKFDPKHSKEIQFQGDATITDHHIIRLTNLDDQGNPLGNRVGRVLFSDPVHLYDHSGFRAGFETTFVFRISKPYNTDYTPGPGDGLAFFLASADTEIPPQSSGMFLGLFNDASDKIVAVEFDTFSNSEVGDPNYPHIGVDINSIRSSKVCYWHFHDAAITTAKITYNSAHKKLTVHVSTYLHTQPDTLTYDVDLSTKLPDKVKVGISASTGQFSQTTEILSWIFKSN, from the coding sequence ATGGGTGTCTCATTTAACTTGCACAAATTTGACCCTAAGCACTCCAAGGAGATCCAATTCCAAGGAGACGCAACCATTACCGATCACCATATCATTCGACTCACCAATCTCGATGACCAGGGCAACCCACTGGGAAACAGAGTTGGCCGAGTCTTATTCTCTGACCCTGTGCACCTCTACGACCACAGTGGCTTTCGAGCAGGATTTGAAACCACCTTCGTCTTTCGCATCTCAAAACCCTATAACACTGATTATACACCTGGACCTGGTGATGGTCTTGCTTTCTTCCTTGCTAGTGCCGACACTGAAATTCCTCCTCAATCTTCTGGAATGTTTCTCGGCCTCTTTAATGATGCATCTGACAAAATTGTTGCTGTTGAATTTGATACTTTTTCCAACTCCGAAGTTGGGGATCCCAATTATCCCCACATCGGAGTTGATATTAACTCTATCAGGTCCTCAAAAGTTTGTTATTGGCATTTTCATGATGCAGCGATAACTACTGCAAAGATAACATATAACTCTGCTCATAAGAAGTTAACTGTTCATGTCTCTACATATCTCCACACCCAACCCGACACTCTTACTTATGATGTCGATTTGAGCACTAAGCTGCCTGACAAGGTTAAGGTTGGAATATCTGCTTCTACTGGACAATTCTCGCAGACTACTGAGATTCTGTCTTGGATCTTCAAGTCCAACTGA